Within the Longimicrobium sp. genome, the region GAGCGCCGTCCAGTGGTCGCGCCCTCCCAGGAAGCGCGCCCCGGCGTAGCCGCCCACCACCTTGCCGAAGCACGCCACCGCGATCACCAGCAGCGCGATGCCGATCAGCCGCGGCTCGGCCAGGCTGCGTACGTTCACCTTGAGCCCCGCCACCGCGAAGAAGATCGGCGCGAACACCCCCATCGCCATCGTCTCCACGGTGTGGAAGACGCGGCTGGGGAGGCGCGGCATCCCGCCGAGCAGGATCCCCATCACGAAGGCGCCGAGCATCGCCTCCAGCCCCAGCGCCAGCGACAGGGCGCCCCACCCGAAGGTGAAGACCACCACCAGCGACAGCATGCGGTGATGGCTGACCACGTGGTCCTGCACGTAGTTGAGGGCGTGGCGCACCAGCCAGCGGCCGATGGTGAAGCTGATCACCATGAACCCCAGCACCTTGCCGACCGCCAGCCCGACCGTCCCCGCGTTGGTCGCCTCGCCGCCGGCCAGCCCCAGCACCACCGAGAGCAGCATCCACCCGATGGCGTCGTCCGTCATCCCCGCGGCGATGATGGCCTGCCCCACGTCGCGCCGCATGAGGTTGAGGTCCATCAGCACCTTCGCGATCACCGGGATCGCGGAGATGGACATGGCCGTGGCCAGGAAGAGCGCGAAGACGATGGGCCGCTCGGGGTTCGCCAGCAGGTCGTCCGGGATGTACAGCCCCAGCACGTAGCCGGTCGCGAACGGCACCACGATCCCGCCCAGCGACGCCCCCAGCGCCGTGCGCGCCTGCCGCCGGATCAGCTGCAGGTCGGTCTCGAGGCCGGTGATGAGGAGGAGGAACATGGCGCCGAAGAGGCTCACCACCTCCAGCAGGTAGCCCTGCACCTCGCTGTGCGGGACGATCCACTTGCCCACCAGCGGAAAGAAGCCGCTGAGCAGCGACGGCCCCAGGATGATCCCGGCCAGGATCTCGCCCACCACGGCCGGCTGGCGAAAGCGCTGCGCCACCTCGCCCAGCGCGCGCGCCACGAACAGCAGCACCGCGATCTGCAGGACGAGGGCGAGGACGTCGTGGTGTGGAGCCGCGGTAAATCCTTGCATTGCTCACGGAAACAGGCGCCGCGCCGCCCTGGGACAGGGAATCCCGCGGAGGCGACTACGGACGTTTACGGCAGCTGCTTGGCACAACCTGAGCCAACCGTGGAACAGGGGAGGCGGGCGAGTGAACTCGCGGCAACAACAGCACAAAGTCCGCCTTCGCGGACTCGCGGGCGAGATCCCATCTCGCCAATGAACTCGGCCCGGTCAGGGCATTGACCGCCCACCCTCGCCCCCACCCCGACCCACGCCCTCCGCCCCAAAACCCGTAGGGGCCGCCCCACGTGGCTGCCCGTGTCCCGCCCACCCGCCGTGCCCCGCGCACCACCCCCGCCCCGCACCAGGAGCGAATGAAGGCCGCTGGAAACACGCGAAGTCCGCCTTCGCGGACTCCGGGTTCAATCACGCCTTTCTCGAGCCCACTTCAGTGGGCTTCCCGTCGTTCCAGCCGGGGGCTTCAGCCCCCGGCGAGCCACCCGCGGCCCCGACCCTTCACCCCCCTCCCGCCTCCAGCGAAGCCCACACCCCCATCCGCAGCCGCACCCCGCGCCAATCCACGAACTCATCCGAAGCCGTGGCCCCGCCGATGCGCACCGCGGCGATGCTGCGCACCCCCTCCAGGTGGCGCGGCGAGAGCCATGCGCCCACCGTCGGGTCCCACACCTCCGCGCGCCCCTCCTGCAGTGTGGCGCACGCCTCGTGATACGCCACACCCTCGCGCGCCCACGCAGGCGAAGCGCTGGCGTCGCCCCAGCGGCCGTGCCAGTGCGGAAGGTGGTGCACCTCCTGGCGCTGTACGAGCTGCACCGGCACCACGCGAATGCCGCGCGCCCGGAACGCCTCCATGCTCAGCGCCTGGTGCGCGCCGCAGTCCAGCTCCTCCGCCTCCATCGCCTCGCACC harbors:
- a CDS encoding cation:proton antiporter, giving the protein MQGFTAAPHHDVLALVLQIAVLLFVARALGEVAQRFRQPAVVGEILAGIILGPSLLSGFFPLVGKWIVPHSEVQGYLLEVVSLFGAMFLLLITGLETDLQLIRRQARTALGASLGGIVVPFATGYVLGLYIPDDLLANPERPIVFALFLATAMSISAIPVIAKVLMDLNLMRRDVGQAIIAAGMTDDAIGWMLLSVVLGLAGGEATNAGTVGLAVGKVLGFMVISFTIGRWLVRHALNYVQDHVVSHHRMLSLVVVFTFGWGALSLALGLEAMLGAFVMGILLGGMPRLPSRVFHTVETMAMGVFAPIFFAVAGLKVNVRSLAEPRLIGIALLVIAVACFGKVVGGYAGARFLGGRDHWTALSFGVGMNARGAMEIIIASIGLSMGLLTQEMFSIIVVMAITTSVLAPPALRWTLSHVKIGKQELERLKREELAQDSLIAGVKRVLVPVRCRQGERRSLFRLEAELIQQMRERSAVAVTLFTVVEECDRAASEEFLRRVAESFPGTELTSKVVEGKDIAKAILAEAENDYDLILLGAPADSQGKEELFDPMVDYLLRMAPCPTMVVKGRLGEENWPPRRILLPTNGSTASRAAADVAFALALGEGREVMVLNVVEAREGARRLDLGGEEMRRQMESAKAIVDQLCIMGEALGVRTHTEVRTGANPEAVILELARDGIDLVVLGTDLRPASDRLFLGPRVERVLNNAACPVVVMNAS